A part of Oncorhynchus kisutch isolate 150728-3 linkage group LG2, Okis_V2, whole genome shotgun sequence genomic DNA contains:
- the ppp1r35 gene encoding proteoglycan 4 isoform X1: MFGSVKKIISLFETRRQPRPLSLPPSLPPSLSPSLPASVSSSLPQSLPSSLSPLRSSKKAPQSPLKRHSSPSASVSGCPSSLYPQTKPRPPLNPPPVHQPLQLPARWRVGEEGREGVSDTGWGHGGLRGRGGVRVRNSWPSGRQELQIRNQTSVTMEIPQHFWTATKPQLQTTTQPQPQPQTTIQPQTTTKLQTTTQPQPQTTTKPKPQPQTTIQPQRQPQTTVQPQPQPQTTTQPQTTTQPQPQPQTTIQPQTTTQPEHQPQTTSKPQTTTQPQPQPKTNTQPKPKPHPQTSTQPQTTTQPQPQHQTLAPLPSWSLCLKGTPSVRNAEAALLLFCHSGSSSSKIAIDNKIEQAMDLVKSHLMLAVREEEELLRKRINQLSERNAQLERENYILRALRDRQTH, translated from the exons ATGTTCGGCAGTGTGAAGAAAATCATCTCTCTGTTTGAGACTCGACGGCAGcctcgccccctctctctacctccttccctccctccatctctctctccttctcttcctgcaTCTGTTTCTTCATCTCTTCCccaatccctcccttcctccctatccCCTCTCAGGTCCAGTAAAAAAGCCCCCCAGTCCCCCTTAAAGAGACACTCCTCTCCTTCTGCCTCCGTCTCCGGCTGcccttcctccctctaccctcagACCAAACCCAGACCCCCCCTTAACCCCCCACCTGTCCACCAACCACTACAACTTCCTGCTAGATGGAGAGTAGGAGAAGAAggcagggagggagtgagtgataCGGGTTGGGGTCATGGAGGGCTGAGAGGTCGTGGGGGGGTCAGGGTTAGGAACTCATGGCCGAGCGGACGGCAGGAGCTTCAGATAAGAAACCAAACATCTGTCACCATGGAGATTCCACAACACTTTTGGACCGCAACTAAACCTCAACTCCAGACCACTACTCAACCCCAACCTCAACCCCAGACCACTATTCAACCGCAGACCACTACTAAACTCCAGACCACTACTCAACCTCAACCCCAGACCACTACAAAACCAAAACCTCAACCGCAGACCACTATTCAACCCCAACGTCAACCCCAGACCACTGTTCAACCCCAACCTCAACCCCAGACCACTACTCAACCCCAGACCACTACTCAACCCCAACCTCAACCGCAGACCACTATTCAACCCCAGACCACTACTCAACCTGAAcatcaaccgcagaccacatctaaacctcagaccactactcaaccccaacctcaacccaagaCCAATACTCAACCAAAACCAAAACCTCACCCGCAGACCTCTACTCAACCCCAGACCACTACTCAACCCCAACCTCAACACCAGACCCTGGCCCCGCTCCCATCCTGGTCGCTGTGTCTGAAGGGTACACCTTCTGTCCGGAATGCTGAGGCAGCCCTGCTGCTCTTCTGCCACAG tggCTCCAGTAGCAGTAAGATTGCAATTGACAACAAGATTGAGCAAGCCATG GACTTGGTGAAGAGCCACCTGATGCTGgctgtgagagaggaggaggagctactgaGGAAGCGGATCAACCAGCTGTCAGAGAGGAACGcccagctggagagagagaactacatACTGAGagcactgagagacagacagacacactaa
- the LOC109885910 gene encoding ictacalcin-like: MSQVQQAMALLISAFHKYSGKEGDKTTLSKGELKDLLNAELGEIMGKNTDQAKVDKIFKDLDANSDGSVDFQEYVTLVACLTMMCNEFFTKK, from the exons ATGTCACAGGTCCAGCAGGCTATGGCATTGCTCATCTCAGCCTTCCACAAGTACTCTGGCAAGGAGGGCGACAAGACGACCCTGAGCAAGGGAGAACTCAAAGATCTGCTCAACGCTGAGCTTGGAGAGATCATGGGG AAAAACACTGACCAGGCAAAGGTTGACAAGATCTTCAAAGATCTGGACGCTAACTCAGATGGCAGTGTGGACTTCCAGGAGTACGTCACACTGGTGGCCTGCCTCACCATGATGTGCAATGAGTTCTTCACCAAGAAGTGA